A genomic segment from Acidimicrobiales bacterium encodes:
- the htpX gene encoding zinc metalloprotease HtpX, translating into MARTRFPADRGLTARMLTTVFLIGLLYAVFVTVLLAVHLTVAFVVVIALVIGFVQYFYSDKIALYSMGGKVVTREQAPALHGVVDRLVALADMPKPVVAVAQSDIPNAFATGRNQKHAVVCVTSGLLRRLDEPEIEAVLAHELSHVAHRDVAVMTIASFLGIMAGLLTRVFYWSGLFGGFGGGNRNNNQGGGNQTAMIELAMVLVSAVVYAVSFVLVRTLSRYRELAADRSGAILIGQPALLAQALVKVSGEMARIPTRDLRGAEHFNAFYFVPALAPGVSLSTLFATHPPLQKRLDQLAKLDAQMHHGAA; encoded by the coding sequence ATGGCCCGCACCCGCTTCCCGGCCGACCGGGGTCTCACGGCACGCATGCTCACGACGGTCTTTCTGATCGGGCTGCTCTACGCGGTCTTCGTCACGGTGCTGCTCGCGGTCCATCTCACGGTGGCCTTCGTCGTCGTGATCGCGCTGGTCATCGGCTTCGTCCAGTACTTCTACTCCGACAAGATCGCCCTCTATTCGATGGGCGGGAAGGTCGTCACCCGCGAGCAGGCGCCGGCGCTGCACGGCGTGGTCGACCGCCTGGTCGCCCTCGCCGACATGCCGAAGCCGGTCGTCGCGGTCGCGCAGAGCGACATCCCGAACGCCTTCGCCACCGGCAGGAACCAGAAGCACGCCGTCGTCTGCGTGACGAGCGGGCTGCTGCGCCGCCTCGACGAGCCCGAGATCGAGGCGGTCCTCGCGCACGAGCTGAGCCACGTCGCGCACCGCGACGTGGCGGTGATGACGATCGCCAGCTTCCTCGGGATCATGGCCGGGCTGCTGACGCGGGTCTTCTACTGGAGCGGCCTGTTCGGCGGCTTCGGCGGTGGCAACCGCAACAACAACCAGGGCGGCGGCAACCAGACGGCGATGATCGAGCTCGCGATGGTGCTCGTCTCGGCCGTCGTCTACGCGGTCAGCTTCGTCCTCGTGCGCACCCTCTCGCGCTACCGGGAGCTCGCCGCAGACCGCTCGGGGGCGATCCTCATCGGCCAGCCGGCACTGCTCGCGCAGGCGCTCGTGAAGGTGAGCGGAGAGATGGCCCGCATCCCGACACGCGATCTGCGGGGCGCCGAGCACTTCAACGCCTTCTACTTCGTGCCGGCGCTCGCCCCGGGCGTCAGCCTCTCGACGCTGTTCGCGACGCACCCGCCGCTCCAGAAGCGCCTCGACCAGCTCGCCAAGCTCGACGCGCAGATGCACCACGGCGCGGCGTGA
- the mca gene encoding mycothiol conjugate amidase Mca, giving the protein MTEERCLLSVHAHPDDESSKGASTIAKYHAAGVHTVLVTCTGGEEGDILNPAMESAEVRANLGAVRRAELEAAVQVIGYDELVWLGYRDSGMPDSPANANPDSFAQADFDEAVGRLVAVIRRVRPQVILTYGDESRGYHHPDHVRVHEISVVAFDAAADPARYPEAGEPYQPEKLYYSGWARASFLRRHEKFLELGLDSPYAERIAGWLDNREEQEPTTFIDLTGFEAVRRHALLAHATQIDPQSPHWFGLPEEVEADLHREDIFTLAKATVPVVLPEDDLFAGVRSLAAR; this is encoded by the coding sequence GTGACCGAGGAACGCTGCCTGCTGAGCGTGCACGCCCACCCCGACGACGAGTCCTCCAAGGGTGCCTCGACGATCGCCAAGTACCACGCGGCGGGAGTGCACACCGTCCTTGTCACCTGCACCGGCGGCGAAGAGGGCGACATCTTGAACCCGGCGATGGAATCCGCGGAGGTGCGCGCCAACCTCGGGGCGGTGCGCCGCGCCGAGCTCGAGGCGGCGGTGCAGGTCATCGGCTACGACGAGCTCGTCTGGCTCGGCTACCGGGACTCGGGGATGCCCGACTCGCCGGCCAATGCCAACCCCGATTCCTTCGCGCAGGCCGACTTCGACGAGGCAGTCGGTCGGCTGGTCGCGGTGATCCGCCGGGTGCGGCCGCAGGTGATCCTCACCTATGGCGACGAGAGCCGCGGCTACCACCATCCCGACCACGTGCGGGTGCACGAGATCTCCGTCGTCGCCTTCGACGCCGCCGCCGACCCGGCGCGCTACCCCGAGGCGGGGGAGCCCTACCAGCCGGAGAAGCTCTACTACTCGGGTTGGGCACGGGCCTCGTTCCTCCGCCGCCACGAGAAGTTCCTCGAGCTCGGCCTCGACTCCCCCTACGCCGAGCGCATCGCGGGCTGGCTCGACAACCGCGAGGAGCAGGAGCCGACGACCTTCATCGACCTCACCGGTTTCGAGGCCGTCCGCCGCCACGCCCTCCTCGCCCACGCGACCCAGATCGACCCGCAGTCCCCCCACTGGTTCGGTCTCCCCGAGGAGGTCGAGGCCGACCTGCACCGCGAGGACATCTTCACCCTCGCCAAGGCGACGGTGCCGGTGGTGCTCCCCGAGGACGACCTCTTCGCCGGCGTGCGCTCCCTCGCGGCGCGCTGA
- a CDS encoding 4a-hydroxytetrahydrobiopterin dehydratase, which translates to MELMDPTALGVALLGLEWQLEGGELVKVVRRHDFAEALQYVNAVGRLAESVGHHPDIELRWNTVTLHLLTHSLGGLTDADVDLAARIDALG; encoded by the coding sequence ATGGAGCTCATGGACCCGACCGCACTGGGCGTGGCTCTGCTCGGCCTCGAGTGGCAGCTCGAGGGCGGCGAGCTGGTGAAGGTGGTCCGCCGCCACGACTTCGCGGAAGCGTTGCAGTACGTGAACGCGGTCGGGCGCCTCGCGGAGTCAGTCGGCCATCATCCCGACATCGAGCTGCGATGGAACACCGTCACGCTCCATCTGCTCACCCACTCGCTCGGCGGCCTCACCGACGCCGACGTCGACCTCGCGGCGCGCATCGACGCGCTCGGCTGA
- a CDS encoding SCP2 sterol-binding domain-containing protein encodes MPKWLTQEWLDESKRLAVGQPERPGASARLQYVITGGPEGDINYYWVVEDGKLVENKLGTLEDAEVTLTETIDDALAMQKGELDANAAFMQGKIKVDGDVAKLLALLPITMSPEFHEFNAAVLAMTEF; translated from the coding sequence ATGCCGAAGTGGCTGACCCAGGAGTGGCTGGACGAGAGCAAGCGCCTGGCCGTCGGCCAGCCGGAGCGCCCCGGCGCGAGCGCCCGCCTGCAGTACGTGATCACCGGCGGCCCCGAGGGTGACATCAACTATTACTGGGTCGTCGAGGACGGGAAGCTCGTCGAGAACAAGCTCGGCACGCTCGAGGACGCGGAGGTGACCCTCACCGAGACCATCGACGACGCGCTCGCGATGCAAAAGGGTGAGCTCGACGCGAACGCCGCCTTCATGCAGGGAAAGATCAAGGTCGACGGGGACGTCGCGAAGCTCCTCGCGCTGCTGCCGATCACGATGTCGCCGGAGTTCCACGAGTTCAACGCCGCGGTGCTCGCGATGACGGAGTTCTAG
- a CDS encoding response regulator transcription factor — protein sequence MSTLVREHEYLTRRIATYVETRDQITRAGLSSQLRGQSELSVVDEPGKAAVAVVVVDQIDDEAARSIRTLMRNGCLHVVVVATSLDDLGVLKAVEAGACAILRRTEAAPERLASVLSAAVKGHGTLPPDLLGSLLSQVGKLQRNVLQPRGLLFNGFTEREIEVLRLIADGYDTSAIATQLAYSERTVKNVIHDVTSRFNLRNRCHAVAYALRVGVI from the coding sequence ATGAGCACCTTGGTCCGAGAGCACGAGTACCTCACCCGGCGGATCGCCACCTACGTAGAGACCCGCGACCAGATCACCCGCGCCGGCCTCTCCTCCCAGTTGCGCGGGCAGAGCGAGCTGAGCGTCGTCGACGAGCCCGGCAAGGCCGCGGTGGCCGTCGTCGTCGTCGACCAGATCGACGACGAGGCCGCCCGCTCCATCCGCACGCTGATGCGCAACGGCTGCCTGCACGTCGTGGTCGTCGCCACCAGCCTCGACGACCTCGGCGTCCTGAAGGCCGTCGAGGCCGGCGCCTGCGCCATCCTCCGGCGCACCGAGGCTGCCCCCGAGCGCCTCGCCTCGGTGCTCAGCGCGGCGGTGAAGGGCCACGGCACGCTCCCGCCCGACCTCCTCGGGTCGCTCCTCTCCCAGGTCGGAAAGCTCCAGCGCAACGTGCTCCAGCCGCGGGGGCTGCTCTTCAACGGCTTCACCGAGCGCGAGATCGAGGTGCTCCGGCTGATCGCCGACGGGTACGACACCTCGGCGATCGCCACCCAGCTCGCCTACTCCGAGCGGACGGTGAAGAACGTCATCCACGACGTCACCTCGCGCTTCAACCTCCGCAACCGCTGCCACGCCGTCGCCTACGCGCTGCGCGTCGGCGTCATCTGA
- a CDS encoding PspA/IM30 family protein translates to MAFMKRLSSVVQAKANKVLDRVEDPRETLDLSYEKQVEQLTQVRRGVADVATARRRIEIQAEQLQASANKLQNQARQAMGQNREDLAREALSRRASISSQLESLKTQHDQLVDQEDKLVTTMHALEARVEAFRTQKETLKASYTAAQAQTNIGEAVSGISESMSDTGMAVQRAQDRISQMQARAGAVDELIASGALNDLSGSSDPLQAELDKTSRTNQVELELAQLKGELPAGASAELPAGAAPAAAGASAEEESSEEPAEGETVPPQAAAPAKDLFSLDSGGGA, encoded by the coding sequence ATGGCCTTCATGAAGCGCCTGTCGAGTGTCGTGCAGGCCAAGGCGAACAAGGTCCTCGACCGCGTCGAGGACCCGCGGGAGACCCTCGACCTCTCTTATGAGAAGCAGGTCGAGCAGCTCACCCAGGTGCGCCGCGGCGTCGCCGACGTCGCGACCGCCCGGCGGCGGATCGAGATCCAGGCCGAGCAGCTGCAGGCGAGCGCCAACAAGCTCCAGAACCAGGCACGCCAGGCGATGGGCCAGAACCGAGAGGACCTGGCGCGCGAGGCGCTCAGCCGGCGGGCCTCGATCAGCTCCCAGCTCGAGTCGCTGAAGACCCAGCACGACCAGCTCGTCGACCAGGAGGACAAGCTAGTCACGACGATGCACGCCCTCGAGGCGCGCGTCGAGGCCTTCCGCACCCAGAAGGAGACGCTGAAGGCCTCCTACACCGCCGCCCAGGCCCAGACGAACATCGGCGAGGCGGTCTCGGGGATCTCCGAGTCGATGAGCGACACCGGGATGGCCGTGCAGCGCGCCCAGGACCGCATCTCCCAGATGCAGGCTCGCGCCGGCGCCGTCGACGAGCTCATCGCCTCGGGCGCGCTGAACGACCTCTCCGGCTCCTCGGACCCGCTGCAGGCCGAGCTCGACAAGACGAGCCGCACCAACCAGGTGGAGCTCGAGCTCGCACAGCTGAAGGGCGAGCTGCCCGCCGGTGCCTCGGCCGAGCTGCCCGCCGGCGCTGCGCCCGCCGCCGCGGGGGCGAGCGCCGAGGAGGAGAGCAGCGAGGAGCCGGCGGAGGGCGAGACGGTCCCGCCGCAGGCGGCCGCCCCTGCGAAGGACCTCTTCAGCCTCGACAGCGGGGGCGGCGCGTGA
- a CDS encoding N,N-dimethylformamidase beta subunit family domain-containing protein encodes MDRRAFLRGAGAAGASTLLALVAAACGRGGPARPVPTTSLAGRRSTRGGVREVDGLRVADWLVEENAHRARTRKWIIPRKVVGAESPSIEGFIDKVSAVAGEELTLYVNTVAASFRAYVYRVGYYGGYGGRLIAQSPELRGTQQPTPHFTAGVNLVECRWSPSWRVQVGDHWPPGSYLIRLEGAPDQQQYVPFVVRDDASEATYLVQSSVTTWQAYNPYGGYSLYGGPGQNSLANRSRVVSFDRPYGHDRTALDARGSGDFLGNELPFIFLAERLGLDLTYWTDVDLHEQPALLAKHRCLISLGHDEYWSTPMRDAVEAGIEKGLNVAFLGANACYRQIRLEASPTGGNRRVICYKDAAADPIAKADPALATGSSWATDLVSRPESSLTGVMYQAYGANAPLVVANAASWVFAGTGLKDGSRLSSGGKQDLVGSEFDGYEPGLHQPPGHEVEILAHSPVQGVTGSGYSDMAYYSVPGGGGVFATGTASWVTSLWDAPPGTVNRLGLGVGKAAAPLASITVNVLRVFGAGPADERHPSATNWRHFYSPGAKFGPSVDVVPTR; translated from the coding sequence GTGGACCGACGGGCTTTCCTCCGTGGCGCGGGGGCCGCCGGCGCGTCCACCCTTCTCGCGCTCGTCGCGGCTGCCTGCGGCCGCGGCGGGCCTGCTCGTCCAGTGCCCACGACCTCGCTCGCGGGGAGGAGGTCGACGCGCGGCGGGGTGCGCGAGGTCGACGGTCTGCGCGTCGCCGACTGGCTGGTCGAGGAGAACGCCCACCGCGCGCGGACCCGGAAATGGATCATCCCCCGCAAGGTCGTCGGCGCCGAGAGTCCGTCGATCGAGGGCTTCATCGACAAGGTCAGTGCGGTTGCCGGGGAGGAGCTCACCCTGTACGTGAACACCGTCGCCGCCAGCTTCCGCGCCTACGTCTACCGGGTCGGTTATTACGGCGGGTACGGGGGTCGGTTGATCGCCCAGTCTCCGGAGCTACGCGGCACACAGCAGCCCACCCCGCATTTCACCGCGGGCGTCAACCTCGTCGAGTGCCGCTGGTCGCCGTCGTGGAGGGTGCAGGTCGGCGATCACTGGCCGCCGGGGAGCTACCTCATCCGCCTGGAGGGCGCTCCCGACCAGCAGCAGTACGTGCCCTTCGTTGTGCGAGATGATGCGAGCGAGGCGACCTACCTCGTGCAGAGCTCGGTCACGACCTGGCAGGCCTACAACCCCTATGGCGGCTACAGCCTTTACGGGGGCCCCGGACAGAACAGCCTCGCGAACCGCTCGCGGGTTGTCTCTTTTGACCGTCCCTATGGCCACGACCGCACCGCGCTCGACGCCCGGGGCTCGGGGGACTTCCTCGGCAACGAGCTGCCCTTCATCTTCCTCGCCGAGCGCCTCGGCCTCGACCTCACCTACTGGACCGACGTCGACCTCCACGAGCAGCCGGCACTCCTCGCCAAGCACCGCTGTCTCATCTCGCTCGGCCACGACGAGTACTGGTCGACACCGATGCGAGACGCCGTGGAGGCAGGGATCGAGAAGGGTCTGAACGTCGCCTTCCTCGGCGCCAACGCCTGCTACCGGCAGATCCGCCTCGAGGCGTCACCGACGGGAGGGAACCGGCGGGTCATTTGCTACAAGGACGCGGCCGCCGACCCGATTGCGAAGGCCGACCCCGCGCTCGCGACGGGTAGCTCTTGGGCGACCGATCTCGTGTCACGCCCAGAGAGCTCGCTGACCGGCGTGATGTACCAGGCGTACGGGGCGAACGCGCCGCTCGTCGTGGCAAACGCCGCCTCATGGGTCTTCGCGGGGACGGGGCTGAAGGACGGTTCACGCCTCTCGAGCGGCGGAAAACAGGACCTGGTGGGTTCGGAGTTCGACGGCTACGAGCCGGGCCTGCACCAGCCTCCCGGCCACGAGGTCGAAATCCTCGCCCACTCGCCGGTGCAGGGAGTGACCGGCTCCGGCTACTCCGACATGGCGTACTACAGCGTCCCCGGCGGCGGCGGCGTCTTCGCCACGGGGACCGCGAGCTGGGTGACCTCGCTGTGGGACGCGCCACCCGGGACGGTCAACCGGCTCGGCCTCGGAGTCGGGAAGGCGGCCGCGCCCCTCGCCTCGATCACGGTGAACGTGCTCCGCGTCTTTGGCGCCGGGCCCGCCGACGAACGCCATCCGTCGGCGACGAACTGGCGCCATTTCTACAGCCCTGGCGCCAAATTCGGCCCCTCGGTCGACGTGGTCCCGACCCGTTAA
- a CDS encoding Ig-like domain-containing protein, with the protein MSEEDAGGNVETSDSTMQVTLAIGTNPGGGSLNCVSNPVTVSSGVAALSCSINKTGTGYTLTASGSGLISGTSSTFSITPGTATKLAINTPASTTVTGGSFSVQVQEEDANSNVVTTDSATTVALSLATNPGTGSLACKPSSSTAVSGGVATFTCSLNQAGVGFLLKATSGSLTAASTSAFNVVAAATAVAITSSPSTSLTGQSVTYTATVSVASPGAGSPTGSVTFTDGSSSICSAVALSSGSASCTNAPSTAATHQVVATYSGDSNFASSASSQFGQAVSQASTSTALSSSTSSGTAPASVNLTAQVSVNTPGAGSPTGSINFLDGSSTLCAGVALSSGKASCSASLTSSGNHSITAVYGSDSNFAGSTSSAITVNVAPANTAPATPSAPPAAPTGLTVQQVGSSVAVASWNAVAGTNPTYFPTWSWRTKSVVQTGTSTSIRFSFPDSVAPGTTITLTVYAMVGGVQGPSSQTSFTLVDAAVLDPRTSESQTGTTPTSSFHTAPVVVPAPPGSSASPVTVSTAAVGEGTVTVQAYKGNPVESGGATFAVSAPGTTATPTSFVDIRVTKTATGGLSKFSFSICNLAKGQQVEWYKSSAKAFELVSADLVRYGTLKGQYCAIVTLTSHQRAGDQPTLAEMGGTVFAVVTISRNEIGAIAVSPTGTVYSLGSAKAAGSVAPIKLGGAAADVATTSDGKGYWIATSTGQVFAFGDAKFFGSFGSLHSSPRAPISKLVPTADDKGYYLVAQNGSVYHFGDAKFLGSLVTRGIRPPTSIVSMAVTPDGKGYWLASYTGQVYAFGDAPFHGSFTTPKSMVLPYRIVGITPTKDGKGYWLATVTGQVFSFGDAKMFGQLKLTLPLRSLVGIAASPSGKGYSLFDSTGQVYGFGDGKSYSVPRGFKGTIVSSSIAL; encoded by the coding sequence GTGAGCGAGGAGGACGCCGGCGGCAACGTCGAAACGAGTGACAGCACCATGCAGGTGACGCTGGCAATCGGCACCAACCCGGGTGGAGGCTCGCTCAACTGCGTGAGCAACCCCGTGACGGTGAGCTCGGGGGTCGCGGCGCTCAGCTGTTCGATCAACAAGACCGGGACCGGCTACACGCTCACGGCCTCTGGCTCTGGCCTCATCTCCGGGACGTCGAGCACCTTCTCGATCACGCCCGGGACGGCGACGAAGTTGGCGATCAACACTCCCGCCTCGACGACAGTTACTGGCGGGTCCTTCTCCGTCCAGGTTCAAGAGGAGGACGCGAACAGCAACGTGGTGACCACCGACAGCGCGACGACTGTGGCGCTGTCCCTCGCGACCAACCCCGGAACGGGCTCGCTCGCGTGCAAGCCAAGCTCGAGTACGGCAGTCAGTGGGGGTGTCGCCACCTTCACCTGCAGTCTCAATCAGGCGGGAGTCGGCTTCCTCCTGAAGGCGACGAGTGGGTCGCTGACGGCGGCCAGCACGAGCGCCTTTAATGTGGTCGCTGCGGCGACCGCGGTAGCGATTACCTCGTCGCCCTCGACGAGCCTCACTGGCCAGAGCGTCACCTACACGGCGACGGTGTCGGTGGCATCCCCGGGTGCGGGTTCACCCACCGGAAGCGTCACCTTCACGGACGGCTCGTCGAGCATCTGTAGCGCCGTGGCGCTCAGCTCCGGCTCGGCGAGTTGTACCAACGCCCCGAGCACCGCCGCCACCCACCAGGTGGTCGCGACCTACTCTGGTGACTCGAACTTCGCATCGAGCGCCTCCAGTCAGTTCGGACAGGCGGTGTCGCAGGCGTCCACGAGCACAGCGTTGAGCAGCAGCACCAGCTCGGGCACCGCGCCCGCGTCGGTCAACCTCACTGCTCAGGTTTCCGTTAACACGCCAGGCGCCGGAAGCCCGACGGGCAGCATCAATTTCCTCGACGGGTCCTCGACACTCTGCGCGGGCGTGGCGCTGAGCTCAGGGAAGGCCAGTTGCTCGGCGAGCCTGACGTCCTCGGGCAACCATTCGATCACTGCTGTGTACGGGAGTGACTCCAACTTCGCCGGCAGTACGTCCTCGGCGATCACCGTTAATGTGGCGCCCGCGAACACGGCGCCGGCCACCCCGAGCGCTCCTCCGGCGGCACCTACGGGACTTACGGTCCAACAGGTCGGCAGCAGCGTTGCCGTCGCGAGCTGGAATGCGGTGGCAGGGACAAACCCGACCTACTTCCCGACGTGGTCCTGGAGGACGAAGTCCGTGGTCCAAACCGGGACATCAACTTCGATCCGTTTCTCGTTTCCCGACTCCGTGGCTCCTGGCACCACCATCACCCTCACCGTCTACGCGATGGTGGGTGGTGTCCAGGGCCCGTCCAGTCAGACTTCCTTCACTCTGGTTGACGCGGCTGTGCTCGATCCCCGGACGTCCGAATCGCAAACTGGAACCACGCCCACGTCGAGCTTCCACACCGCGCCGGTGGTAGTTCCGGCCCCCCCTGGCAGTTCCGCTAGCCCGGTGACGGTGTCAACGGCAGCGGTGGGCGAAGGCACGGTCACGGTGCAGGCCTACAAGGGCAACCCGGTGGAGAGCGGGGGGGCCACCTTCGCGGTGTCTGCTCCTGGCACGACGGCCACGCCGACGTCGTTCGTCGACATCCGGGTGACCAAGACGGCTACCGGAGGGCTCAGCAAGTTCAGCTTCTCGATCTGCAACCTCGCCAAGGGTCAGCAGGTGGAGTGGTACAAGTCCTCGGCCAAGGCCTTCGAGCTCGTGTCCGCCGACCTGGTCCGTTACGGCACGCTGAAGGGCCAGTACTGCGCCATCGTCACGCTCACCTCGCACCAGCGTGCCGGTGACCAGCCGACGCTTGCAGAGATGGGCGGCACCGTCTTCGCCGTCGTCACTATCTCCAGAAACGAGATAGGGGCGATCGCCGTGTCGCCGACAGGCACCGTGTACTCGCTCGGCTCGGCGAAAGCCGCGGGCTCCGTCGCTCCGATCAAGTTGGGGGGTGCGGCGGCGGACGTCGCCACGACGAGCGATGGAAAGGGCTACTGGATCGCGACGAGTACCGGACAGGTCTTCGCCTTCGGTGACGCGAAGTTCTTCGGTTCCTTCGGCTCGCTGCACAGCTCTCCGCGGGCGCCGATCAGCAAGCTCGTCCCGACCGCAGATGACAAGGGCTACTACCTCGTCGCTCAGAACGGCAGCGTTTACCACTTCGGTGACGCCAAGTTCCTCGGCTCGCTGGTGACCCGTGGTATCAGGCCACCGACGTCGATCGTCTCGATGGCGGTCACACCCGACGGCAAGGGCTACTGGTTGGCCAGCTACACCGGCCAGGTCTACGCCTTCGGGGACGCGCCCTTCCACGGCTCCTTCACCACCCCGAAGTCGATGGTGCTCCCATACCGGATCGTCGGCATCACGCCGACCAAGGACGGCAAGGGCTACTGGCTGGCGACCGTCACCGGACAGGTCTTCTCCTTCGGTGACGCGAAGATGTTCGGGCAGCTGAAGCTGACGTTGCCGCTGCGCTCGTTGGTCGGCATCGCGGCGTCCCCGAGCGGGAAGGGCTACTCGCTCTTCGACTCCACTGGCCAGGTCTACGGCTTTGGAGACGGCAAGAGCTACTCGGTGCCGAGGGGCTTCAAGGGGACGATCGTGAGCTCGTCGATCGCCTTGTAG
- a CDS encoding DUF6687 family protein, with translation MEHRHAPSAHPLARRPHRRRRRPRGAHRRARLTPRTPLPFVGIDELGGRPHVVVDGAARPGTVLTLSHWPGSATPRRLRRDLSAEIALAAVGRRGAWRGAEAVTNDHFDEDGLASLFTLVEPERALALGDRLVAFAAAGDFDVAPDPGVASSVLAARALLDPERGRILSSTELAGTLATALRYEALLPRLPELLEHPEHFAALYAEEEALLTASRRALAEGRVSIEEHPELDLAVVTLPDGVALGHFAVGHRGGIPLHPLALHSATRRSRVLVACGSRFTYHDRYESWVTVVSRPVARRRELAPLALRLSEEEGRGARWTADAAGALVAVLDHEGESALTLERVLALLTEHLRRAPVAWDPFAPGGRGPGGRPASGRAASRGGTSGRGRPRGRGRSPAPPSA, from the coding sequence ATGGAACACCGTCACGCTCCATCTGCTCACCCACTCGCTCGGCGGCCTCACCGACGCCGACGTCGACCTCGCGGCGCGCATCGACGCGCTCGGCTGACGCCCCGCACCCCCCTTCCCTTCGTCGGGATCGACGAACTCGGCGGACGACCGCACGTCGTCGTCGACGGAGCCGCCCGCCCTGGGACCGTCCTCACCCTTTCGCACTGGCCCGGGAGCGCCACACCGCGCCGGCTGCGGCGCGACCTGTCCGCCGAGATCGCGCTCGCCGCGGTCGGCCGCCGAGGTGCCTGGCGGGGCGCCGAGGCGGTGACCAACGACCACTTCGACGAGGACGGCCTCGCGAGCCTCTTCACCCTCGTCGAGCCTGAGCGGGCGCTCGCGCTGGGAGACCGTCTCGTCGCCTTCGCCGCGGCGGGCGACTTCGACGTCGCTCCCGACCCCGGGGTGGCGAGCAGTGTCCTCGCGGCCCGGGCGCTGCTCGACCCCGAGCGGGGCCGCATCTTGTCCTCGACCGAGCTCGCCGGCACGCTTGCGACAGCGCTCCGCTACGAGGCACTGCTTCCCCGCCTCCCCGAGCTGCTCGAACACCCCGAGCATTTCGCCGCCCTCTACGCCGAGGAAGAGGCGCTGCTTACGGCCTCACGGCGGGCGCTCGCGGAGGGGAGGGTGAGCATCGAGGAGCATCCCGAGCTCGATCTCGCGGTCGTCACCCTCCCAGACGGGGTAGCGCTCGGTCACTTCGCGGTCGGCCACCGCGGCGGCATCCCCCTCCATCCGCTGGCGCTGCACAGCGCGACCCGCCGCAGCCGCGTGCTCGTCGCCTGCGGCTCGCGCTTCACCTACCACGACCGCTACGAGAGCTGGGTGACCGTCGTCTCGCGCCCGGTCGCCCGCCGGCGGGAGCTCGCGCCGCTGGCGCTGCGGCTGAGCGAGGAGGAGGGCCGTGGCGCGCGCTGGACCGCCGACGCCGCGGGAGCCCTCGTCGCGGTGCTCGACCACGAGGGAGAGAGCGCTCTCACGCTCGAGCGGGTGCTCGCGCTGCTCACCGAACACCTGCGCCGGGCACCGGTCGCCTGGGATCCCTTCGCCCCCGGCGGCCGTGGCCCGGGAGGACGTCCTGCTAGTGGACGGGCAGCTTCCAGAGGGGGAACCAGCGGTCGAGGTCGGCCTCGAGGACGAGGTCGCTCTCCAGCTCCACCTTCAGCCTGA
- a CDS encoding DUF4255 domain-containing protein, protein MIHEISSALETLVEEDAVQGAGVEVVFDAPNKDWASRRNTPTVNLYLYDIREDPRRRSTGNYLDRDDGGVLRATMEPPRYYRLSYLATAWTQRPEDEHRLLSALLSCFIRHRTLPDEMLTGSLAALGIPILLEVAKPPPENRQISEVWTSLGGELKASLDLVLTAPMTFEPMPVTAPPAEGGLGVRTFGEPGQESVAGAARNAPEAEGEGE, encoded by the coding sequence ATGATCCACGAGATCAGCAGCGCGCTCGAGACCCTCGTCGAGGAGGACGCCGTCCAGGGGGCTGGGGTCGAGGTCGTCTTCGACGCGCCCAACAAGGACTGGGCGAGCCGTCGCAACACGCCGACGGTCAACCTCTACCTCTACGACATCCGCGAGGACCCGCGCCGCCGTTCGACCGGCAACTACCTCGACCGCGACGACGGTGGCGTGCTGCGGGCGACGATGGAGCCCCCCCGCTACTACCGCCTCTCCTATCTCGCGACCGCCTGGACGCAGCGCCCCGAGGACGAGCACCGCCTGTTGTCGGCGCTCCTCTCCTGCTTCATCCGTCACCGCACCCTCCCCGACGAGATGTTGACGGGGAGCCTCGCCGCGCTCGGCATCCCGATCCTGCTCGAGGTCGCCAAGCCGCCGCCCGAGAACCGCCAGATCTCCGAGGTCTGGACCTCGCTCGGCGGCGAGCTGAAGGCCTCGCTCGACCTCGTGCTCACCGCGCCGATGACCTTCGAGCCGATGCCGGTCACCGCACCGCCCGCCGAGGGTGGTCTCGGCGTCCGCACCTTCGGCGAGCCCGGCCAGGAGAGCGTGGCCGGCGCCGCCCGCAACGCGCCCGAGGCCGAGGGGGAGGGCGAATGA